A stretch of DNA from Vicia villosa cultivar HV-30 ecotype Madison, WI unplaced genomic scaffold, Vvil1.0 ctg.004014F_1_1, whole genome shotgun sequence:
aacTTTTGAACTATGACTGGACTGCTagtgaagatccattttagtCCCCCACAAAAAATGGAGAGTATACATCAGTCCCTGAAAAAAAGTCTCTATTTAATCCCATacgaaatttaaaatttaattgagccatgttagtccctctattaatatttttttcaaataattttttttctattttttaaaccaTGATTGGACTTGACAAGATAAACCTGCTTTCAGAAATTGAGTACGAGTCAGAGGTTGAGTTCCTTTGCACATGGTCTTCGGAGTCTGAATTTCCACCAGAAGCTAGGTTACCTAGTTGTGAGACATCAGAATCTTATCATTCAGGATTTGAGTCATCAGATTCTGATCTTTCAACCAATTTTCTTCCGACatatcatgtgtattatttttgccacaagtattatttacaaaagtaaaaaattattctaaagcaTCCTAGTAGCATAACTAAACcttcctaaaagatcattaacaactgaaacaataacaacacctaatacacaagaatacatgACAAGAAAAACCATAGTCACCCACCTATAAGTCTGATAATAATCCCAACAAAGAAAACAACTTTGTGGTATCGCGATAATTTATCTACAATCCCTTCACAAATGATTTAAAATCATCAGTCGTAAAATATGAGTCCgtttataaataagaaaaatcgatttgaaaaaatactaaaagagagactaacatggcttgattaatttttgtaagggattaaatagagaCATTTTTTTCTCAGGGGCTAATTTGGACTCTcttatttttgtgagggactaaaatgggtcttcattGGCAGTCAAGTCAcagttcaaaagtaagaaaaaaaccggtttgaaaagaATATTAGTAtagggactaacatgactcggttaaattttgtaagggatttaattGAGACTTTtcttttctcagggactaatctgacctctgcAGTTTTTGTTAGGGACTAAAATGGACCCTCACTCTAAACTAAATGAAACTATATAGAGATCAAAAGAtaggaagagaagagaacaagCAACATAGTATTATATTCTTCTCAAGGGTGaaatttacattgtaatatgagtcttatttataggacCCAAAGGAGGTAGAAAATTATGTACATCaaagtggaataggaagatgaagaataagaagagggatggtcatccactagtataaatgtttataatactcccccttggatgtccattgaggatatgcctcgttaaaaccttactagaaaaaacccagtgggaaaaaaatctagtgaaggaaaaagagtacaatatcctttcatttctccccctcagttgaacagtcatttcttcgatgaagaccaatcttgtgtactagttgattaaaaattctgcttgggagtgactttgtgaaaaggTCTGCAAGGTTATCACATGAACTTTtcttttctcagggactaatctgacctctgcAGTTTTTGTTAGGGACTAAAATGGACCTTCACTCTAAACTAAATGAAACTATATAGAGATCAAAAGAtaggaagagaagagaacaagCAACATAGTATTATATTCTTCTCAAGGGTGaaatttacattgtaatatgagtcttatttataggacCCAAAGGAGGTAGAAAATTATGTACATCaaagtggaataggaagatgaagaataagaagagggatggtcatccactagtataaatgtttataacactcccccttggatgtccattgaggatatgcctcgttaaaaccttactagaaaaaacccagtgggaaaaaaatctagtgaaggaaaaagagtacaatatcctttcatttctccccctcaattgaacagtcatttcttcgatgaagaccaatcttgtgtactagttgattaaaaattctccttgggagtgactttgtgaaaaggTCTGCAAGGTTATCACATGAACTTTtcttttctcagggactaatctgacctctacaGTTTTTGTTAGGGACTAAAATGGACCTTCACTCTAAACTAAATGAAACTATATAGAGATCAAAAGAtaggaagagaagagaacaagCAACATAGTATTATATTCTTCTCAAGGGTGaaatttacattgtaatatgagtcttatttataggacCCAAAGGAGGTAGAAAATTATGTACATCaaagtggaataggaagatgaagaataagaagagggatggtcatccactagtataaatgtttataatactcccccttggatgtccattgaggatatgcctcgttaaaaccttactagaaaaaacccagtgggaaaaaaatctagtgaaggaaaaagagtacaatatcctttcatTTCTCCCCCTCAGTTGAACAGTCATTTCTTCGATGAAGACCAATCTTGTGTACTAGTTGATTAAAAATTCTGCTTGGGAGTGACATTGTGAAAAGGTCTGCAAGGTTATCACATGAACAGATTTGTTGGATGCTTATATCACCATTCTTTTGGAGATCATGAGTAAAGAAGAACTTTGGGGAAATGTGTTTTGTCCGGTCTCCTTTAATGTAACCATCTTTCAATTGAGTGATGCATGcggtattatcttcatatatgatcgttgtatttaatttttcaaaagataaaccacAAGTATTTTGGATGTGCTGAATTAAGGATCTCAACCAAACGCATTCTCGACTTGCCTCATGTAATGCTAAAAGTtctgcatgattagatgatgttgcTGCTATGGTTTGTTTCACCGATCTCCATGAAATAGCTGTACctccacatgtaaacaaataaccagtTTGTGATATACCATTATGAGGAtttgacaagtaacctgcatctgcATAACCTGTTAATTTGAATTGGGATACTTTTGTATAAAACAAACCCATGTCTATTGTACCTCTAaggtaacgaagtatatgtttgactccgttccaatgtcttcgtgtaggtgaagaactgtatcttgctaatagatttacagcaaatgatatatcaggacgtgtataattagcaaggaacattagtgctccaattgcactgagatatggtacttcaggaccaagcaattcttTATCCTTTTCGCGAGgtctgaaaggatctttctccacatctaatgatctaacaaccattggagtagacaacggatgacttttgtccatatagaagcgttttaacactttttttatatagccttcttgatgtacaaatattcctttgtccaaatgttcaatttgcaaacctagacataattttgttttcctaggtccttcatctcaaactctttctttaaacaaCTCATAGCTTTTgggagctcttcaggagttccaataatatttatgtcatccacatagacagctATTATTGCGAATTCCTTTCatgatctttttataaaaatacatggacaaatggagttatttgtatatccttctctaagcaaatattcactgaggcaatTATACCACATTCGTCCAGACTGTTTCAGCCCATAAATTGACTTTTCAATCTTATGGAGTAGCGTTCTTGAGATTCAGAGTTGTGTGCATCTGGtacattgaacccttcagggagtttcatgtaaatttcactatcaagtgaaccatacagataagctattacaacatccatcatgtgcaaattaagcccttcatgtgctacTAGGCTTATTAGATATCGAAAAGTGCTTGCATCCATTACAGGTGAATATGTCtcatcaaaatcaattccaggtcttTGGGAAAATCATTGAGCGGCAAGTCGAGCTTTGTATATCACAATTTCACCTTTTTCATTTCGTTTTCGTACGAAAACCCATCTGTATCCAACTGGCTTCACACCTTcgggtgttcggactacaggtccaaaaactTGTCTTTTGTAGAGTGAGTTTAATTCTGCTTCAATTGCATCCTTCCATTTTGGCCAGTCCTCACTTTGTCTACAAATTTTGATAGACGTTGGTTCCTCATCCTCTTTGCCATTTATCtcatttagcgctatattgtatgcaaaaacatcatcaatgtcgacttcgtttcggttccattgtattccattttggacataatttatcgagatctctttattttcatgagtTTCAGGTACCTGATCAATCTCTTCTAGAGATGAAATGTCTATTATGTCTGACGATTCTTTTAGATTTTCTATATCCTCACTTGGGCCATCTTTATTCTTAGCTCCCTTTCCTGTTCgaggatttttatctttggaaccGATTGctctaccacgcttcaggcgtggTTGAGACTCATTAGATTGTCCAACAGGGATATCAATTTTTGTTGGAGCATTTGCAGCTGGCATATATGATTTAGTCACACCTTTTGGATCAGTGAACGCATTTGGCAATTGATTTGCTAAGTTTTGCAGGTGAATTATCTTTTGAACTTATAGTTCACATTGTTTTGTTCGAGGATCAAGATGAGATAATGATAATTCATTCCAACTGATATCTTTTTCCCGCTtcttattctctccccctaatgCTGGAAAATTTGATTCATCAATATGACAATCAGCAAAACGAGCAGTGAATAAATCTCCTGTTGTTGGTTCAAGGTACTTTATAATAGACGGAGATTCATATCCAACATATATTCCCATCCTCCTTTGAGGACCCATCTTATTGCGATGTGGTAGGGAAATCGGAACATACATCGCACATCCAAAAATTCTTAGATGGGAAATATTAGGTTCTTTACCAAAAACTAATTGTAAAGGGGAAGAGGTCTGGTAACTCGTTGGCCTGATGCGAATTAATGTTGCAGCATGCAAAATTGcatgtccccaagcagaaactggGAGCTTGCATCTCATAATCAGTGGTCTTGCAATTAATTTTATTCGTTTAATAAATGATTCTGCAAGTCCATTTTGTGTATGAACATGTGCTACTGGGTGTTCAATGTCAATCCCAATAGACATACAATACTCATTAAATGCTTGAGATGAAAATTTTGCAGCATTATCAAGACGAATTTTCTTGACAGGATAATCGGGGAAATGAGCTCTTATTCGAATCAGTTAAGCTAGCAATCTCGCAAACTCCTGGTTACGAGTTGACAACAAACAAACATGTGACCATCTAGTTGATGCAtcaattaaaaccataaaatatctaaatggTCCACATGATGGGTGTATTGGCCCATAAATATCACCATGTATACGCTCTAAAAAACTGATAGATTCATTTCCAATTTTTGTTGGTGATGGCCGAATTATCAACTTCCCCTGTGAGCAAGATCTGCATGAGAACTTATTCGATTGAATAATTTCCCTGCTCATTAATTGATGACCGcatgaattttcaattatttttcgcaTCATTATATAACCGGGATGGCCCAATCGGTCATGCCAAATTAGAAATTTATCATTATTtgtaaacttctggtttacaGTTGCATGTGCTTCAGTTGTACTAATGTAAGTGTAGTACAGGCCAGAGGATAAAGCCGATAGATTTTCCATTACACATTTTGTGTCTGAATTGTGTTTTGTAATACACAGATGTTCAATCCCTCCATCATCTCCTGTTTCAATATGGTATCCATTTAGGCGGATATCTttgaaacttaataaatttctatgGGACTTGGGGGAATATAATGCATTATCAATGTGCAATATTGTTCCACCACGTAACAACATATGGGCTCTTCCGGAGCCTTCAATTATTTTTGAGGTGCTAGAAATAGTACTGACATCAGTTTTTCGATTCACTAAATTAGAGAAATATCTTTTATGCTTGCGAATTGTGTGGGTTGTTGCAGTGTCAGCAAGGCACGTATCTTCATTACTGGAGCTAGCATCCATATTCATTCTAagaacaataataatttttttttaacaataagttATAAGCGCACATTAAAAACACAAATTATTTAAATAGTAAATTATGTAAGCAAACAAGTAGAAAacacactttattattattagaaaataaaattcaaaacatccataaaacataaaaagaaaatttcaaCAAATTTTATTTCTTGACGCTTCCATCTCCAATTAGGTGATCAATTTTTCCATCTGGATCAGCAAAGAAGTCACCAATATCTAAATGGGTAACATCCATATTACCGTAATctggatcatcatcttcatcagcaAAGTGAGTTTCGATCCTTTCCTTTATATTTTTCAGTGATTTTTGATAAAGATCAACAAGGTGTTTTGGAGTACGACAAGTGCGACTCCAATGACCTTTTCCTCCACAACGACATCaaatattttcatttgtttttctaCTCTgaccctctttttcattcttttcaacaTTTTTCCACTTCGGGTGGAAATATGTGTTTTTATGATTCCCATTGCGACCACGATCAAAACCAAGACCTTGAGCATAATTACGACCACGACCACGTGCGTATGCACGACCGCGACCACGATTTTTCCTATAGTGGTCGTGCCTTGCCACATTCACTTCTGGGAATGGAGTTGTACCAGTGGGACGGGCCTCGTGATTTTTCATCAATAGTTCATTATTTTGCTCAGCCATAAGAAGACAAGATATTAGGTCAGAATATTTAATAAACCCCTTTTCTCGATACTGCTGCTGCAGGAGCACATTGGATGCATGAAAAGTGGAAAATGTTTTTTCTAGCATATCTTCATAAGTTACTTTTTCTCCACATAATAATAACTTAGAAGTTATTCTAAACATTGCAGAATTATAATCACTTACACTTTTAAAATCTTGCAAACGTAAATGCATCCATTCATATCAAGCTTTTGGTAGGATAACCGTTTTTTGATGATCATATCTATCTTTCAAATTTTTCCACAAGACATGTGGGTCAGTTACGGTAAGATACTCATTTTTAAGATCCTCGTGAAGGTGACAACGAAGGAATATCATGGCTTTTGCCTTTTGTTGATCAAATGATTTATTTCCTTCTTTAATAGTGTCACTGTGACCTTCTGCGCTTAAATGAATTTGGGCGTCTAGGGCCCATGTCAAATAGTTCTTTCCCGAAATATCAAGAGCCCCAAAATCCAATTTTGTAAGATTTGACATACTTAGTAGttctatcataaaaataaaagaaataaaaatattataatgacaTAATTATCATAaaggaaatattaaatattaatatttaaaataatacttttgtaaattctaATATTTAGAAATAACACAATAGTAAACTAGATTGTCACATTAGTCTTAAAATtatctgtttttttttattaaaaaaaatatatcaatttagTGACAAAATACATCTTAcatatacaataaaataaaataaataaataaagcattATGAGTTATGAACTATACAATGTTATTTCGCATCCTTCAGAGATGCTTTGCTTTTGTTACAAACAATGATCTAAAAAttataaccatccttctgggatgcgttaaaattaaaactatccTTCTGGGATGCAAAAAGTTATTTCTTCTTTCTCTAATTCAATTCCAccgaataaacaaaaataattcttTCATGCTTTAAGCCAAATCCACCTTTTAATCCTTTGacacaattaaatttatttgtgcACTATCCATCAAAATTGGAATCATTGTAAAGCCACATGTGTTATCCACAACCTCAACAACATCAACCCATCTTACTTAAAGTTGAGTTGCTacctgagttttttttttttatatataatattcttaaacatacatcaattctatgacaaataaaattacaataaaattacataatcttaaccataaaattacaataaaatcattgaacaataaaattacaaaattttaaatgtcctaatatgattatatttactgaatatcataaataaataaaaacattgaTCTCCTCCAAATCATACCTGAGAGCGTCGTGCTGATAACGTATTATAAACTAAATGAAACTATATAGAGATCAAAAGAtaggaagagaagagaacaagCAACATAGTATTATATTCTTCACAAGGGTgaactttacattgtaatatgagtcttatttataggacCCAAAGGAGGTAGAAAATTA
This window harbors:
- the LOC131641755 gene encoding uncharacterized protein LOC131641755, translating into MAEQNNELLMKNHEARPTGTTPFPEVNVARHDHYRKNRGRGRAYARGRGRNYAQGLGFDRGRNGNHKNTYFHPKWKNVEKNEKEGHWSRTCRTPKHLVDLYQKSLKNIKERIETHFADEDDDPDYGNMDVTHLDIGDFFADPDGKIDHLIGDGSVKK